CAATGCAAGAATTGCCAAGACGGCCATCAGCACTTCCTTGAACGTGATGCCGCCCAGCTTTGCGAGTTCGTCCGACGCCCACGCAGGGACTTCATCACTGGATGTGATTTCCGGCGGGTAAATCTTGTATATGAGATACGGTAGAATGAGGATAAGAGGTATACCTACCGGCAGGAATCCGTACAGCCATTCCACCCACTCAAAGCCTATCGATGATGTCTTGGTGACCAGTTCGAGAGCCAGAAGATTTGGGGCAAGCGCCGTCACGAACATTGAACTGTTGACGCACGTGGCTGCGAAGGCTGTCCACAATACGTAAGCGCCGATCTTTCGCGCTGTCTCTCCGGGTAGCGAACCATAAAGAATGGGAATATTGCGTATAACAGGGTATATGATTCCACCGCTTCGTGCAGTGTTGGAAGGCGTGAACGGAGCCAGGATCAGGTCGGCAAAGGTGACTGCATAACCCAAACCCAGCGTTTTCCTACCCAGGACTTTTACCAATACCAGGGCAATGCGTTTGCCCAACCCCGTCTTTTCATAACCCAAGGCAAGCATGAATGCGCCGAATATGAGCCAGACCGTGGAGTTGGAAAAACCGCTCAATGCCCATTTGATGGAGTCAGCCGGTTTAGGCGCGACCAATCCCATCGCTGCGACGAAAGCGATACCGATGAACCCTATCGCGGCCGATGGAATCGGTTCCAAGACTAAGCCAACGATGACAGCAGTAAAGCAAGCAAAGAAATACCATGCATTCGCAGTCAATCCCTGTGGAACAGGCAGCACGGCGATAATGATCCCCACCAGCAAAGGAATAAGAGCTTTCCACGCAGTTGATCCCATCTCATCTCCCTCATTACAGTATTCAGTTCACGGTCAGGATGCAGATACACGTAAGCACATCATCCGGTGCCATTATCTCTCGCGAGTCGTGAGGCCTGGAGGGACCACTTCAAGAGTGTCCCGCGCTTTAAGAAGCACTGCATAACCTCCGGGGCCGGCCCGCCAGGGGATGTTGGAGTAACCTTGATTTCTGAAAAGGGGAATGTGAATTTCAGAGATTACTCCTCCGAGGTCCATGTGGTCAACCATATTTTTGGCTGCGCGCTTTTCTCTTGACACATGGATAGCACGTGGGTTATTTGTGACGCTATCTTCCCCATTTCCAACGACCATTCCCGAACCCTTTAGGAGTCAGTAATGAAAAGAACAGGATATTGGACCGCTATCACTCTGACTTGGGTCCTGGTCTGCGCCGG
The DNA window shown above is from Syntrophorhabdaceae bacterium and carries:
- a CDS encoding anion permease, yielding MGSTAWKALIPLLVGIIIAVLPVPQGLTANAWYFFACFTAVIVGLVLEPIPSAAIGFIGIAFVAAMGLVAPKPADSIKWALSGFSNSTVWLIFGAFMLALGYEKTGLGKRIALVLVKVLGRKTLGLGYAVTFADLILAPFTPSNTARSGGIIYPVIRNIPILYGSLPGETARKIGAYVLWTAFAATCVNSSMFVTALAPNLLALELVTKTSSIGFEWVEWLYGFLPVGIPLILILPYLIYKIYPPEITSSDEVPAWASDELAKLGGITFKEVLMAVLAILALVLWIGGGKFIDATTVTLVVISLMLITGVVSHDDILSHKRAWDILVWFGTLVALADGLNKVGFVTWFAKGATVLLAGMSPVTTMVILVAIFFLIHYMFASLTAHTAAILPVMLAAGAAVPGMPVKVFALLLCYSLGLMGIITPYATGPGPVYFGSGYISRKDFWLQGFILGIVFLVFLIGIGVPWLLATKG